In Salvelinus namaycush isolate Seneca chromosome 37, SaNama_1.0, whole genome shotgun sequence, the following are encoded in one genomic region:
- the s100w gene encoding S100 calcium binding protein W, producing the protein MSRLEKAIVSMVEVFEEYATKDDKNRQLSGTELAELMKKELASSEFHGKVEPAVLQEAMTNLDKNHDGEINFREFSMFLATLARGYYRARNKGNKGKPDKPE; encoded by the exons ATGTCTCGTCTGGAGAAGGCCATTGTATCCATGGTGGAGGTGTTTGAGGAATATGCTACAAAGGATGATAAGAATCGCCAGCTTAGCGGGACAGAGCTCGCAGAGCTGATGAAGAAAGAGCTGGCCAGCTCAGAGTTCcac GGAAAGGTGGAACCAGCAGTGCTCCAGGAGGCGATGACCAACCTGGATAAGAACCATGATGGGGAGATCAACTTCAGAGAGTTCTCCATGTTCTTGGCTACTCTGGCCAGGGGCTACTACAGAGCCAGAAACAAGGGCAACAAGGGCAAGCCTGACAAGCCTGAATGA